The Sedimentisphaera salicampi genome includes a region encoding these proteins:
- a CDS encoding LamG-like jellyroll fold domain-containing protein — translation MLVLCGSSFAHQIWFNSKMEYSDSRPQMSPQSEANFSGADFDAGNIGGSGNNSSGGTDNGTANDSFTYVANNQPIQGQAFTTASSAHGYRLNSITVQMAGYSNNVAEDGDQVFWDLREKNGPIILTIARIEGSSRKVITSQLFKAGGLDNPGNGQSSNGPGTYITFHLPFTTILQPNAVYGFEIAIGNGSSNFFEWLGTKSDSYQSGRAYHHSGNEVTFLDGDHTFAADMTALSFPPTGFEHPSALHSKEELNLMKEKVDAEEQPWLSGWNMLLSSPYNNFGWPAYNVDYISRGGASDNYTRCQQDAHLIYTQALRWHITGDTAYADRAVHIANVWSDLIGLQGNSNRSLAAGICGFLFAASGDLLSSYPGWEDEDKKAYKDMMMRVFYPENLDFLWRHHDTFWREGGNTHYRLNWDTANMASMAAIGVLCDNRAVYEQALDFFKYGPGNGRVERAAWYIHPNGLGQGEEAGRDQGHNLGGWYFMAMLCKIAWNQGDDLFGYDNNRVLRAFEYNAKYNLGHNVPYTRHQNCDMGYTEGSVSSAGRGLGGYYQYELVYNHYEKQKGIAAPWSKRAAEQLRPEPWPDTGLHPSQVDWFGLGTLTFTKEPQASETPPAGLRANWSNNEITLHWWGSAGSESYIIKRSETPDSGFNELGRVNPPDLYFKDTSVENGKTYYYIVEAVRSSENLQSEPLRVSQELAAHYTFEGDVKDLAGSKDAKLCGAEDGLPGFTSGVNSSKAIDLNGKNQYVKLPAGAGNYQDITVSAWVYWRGGGDWQRVFDFGSEIEKSIFLTVSGNGGVQFGLTTTKWGNYEGDACYYLRGPEMPVNKWTHLAVSLKGDTATLYVNAEPEDQKQVSLVDPLFAQPYCYIGKSMWNSDPCFNGKIDDFRIYNYGLSQEQIENLPGEDERMQVLRSLAHWWLFVCPAGEDEKGCLAIDFDSSGAIDYKDFCIFAYMWS, via the coding sequence ATGCTGGTTTTGTGTGGCAGTTCTTTTGCTCATCAGATTTGGTTCAATTCTAAGATGGAATACTCCGATTCCCGCCCGCAGATGAGCCCGCAAAGCGAGGCCAATTTCTCAGGGGCGGATTTCGATGCAGGGAATATCGGCGGATCCGGGAATAATTCAAGCGGAGGCACTGATAACGGCACGGCAAACGACAGCTTCACCTATGTTGCAAACAATCAGCCCATTCAAGGTCAAGCTTTCACCACAGCAAGTTCAGCCCACGGCTACAGGCTTAATTCCATTACCGTTCAGATGGCCGGCTATTCAAATAATGTCGCAGAGGACGGTGATCAAGTTTTCTGGGATCTGAGAGAAAAAAACGGGCCGATAATCCTTACGATAGCGAGGATTGAAGGCAGCAGCCGAAAGGTTATAACAAGTCAGCTTTTCAAAGCGGGCGGTCTTGATAATCCGGGCAATGGTCAGAGCAGCAACGGGCCGGGTACTTACATTACCTTCCATCTTCCATTTACTACTATTCTCCAGCCCAATGCTGTGTACGGATTTGAGATTGCGATTGGCAACGGAAGCTCCAACTTTTTCGAATGGCTTGGAACTAAAAGCGATTCTTATCAGTCTGGACGCGCATATCATCATTCCGGGAACGAGGTTACCTTTCTTGATGGAGACCATACTTTTGCTGCCGATATGACTGCCCTAAGCTTTCCCCCGACAGGGTTTGAACATCCATCTGCACTTCACAGTAAGGAAGAGCTCAATTTAATGAAAGAGAAAGTGGATGCTGAAGAGCAGCCTTGGCTTTCAGGCTGGAATATGCTTCTCAGCAGCCCATACAACAATTTCGGCTGGCCTGCTTATAACGTTGACTACATCTCCCGAGGCGGAGCGAGCGATAATTACACGCGTTGCCAGCAGGATGCCCATCTGATCTATACTCAGGCCCTCAGATGGCACATTACAGGTGATACAGCTTACGCAGACAGGGCAGTGCATATAGCAAATGTCTGGTCTGATTTGATTGGTCTGCAAGGAAATTCCAACAGGTCTTTAGCGGCAGGTATATGCGGATTTTTATTTGCTGCCTCAGGTGATCTGCTCAGCTCTTATCCTGGCTGGGAAGATGAAGATAAGAAGGCTTACAAGGATATGATGATGCGTGTGTTCTACCCCGAAAACCTTGATTTCCTGTGGCGTCATCACGATACGTTCTGGCGTGAGGGCGGAAATACGCATTACCGCCTGAACTGGGATACTGCAAATATGGCCTCTATGGCAGCTATTGGCGTACTTTGCGATAACAGGGCTGTTTATGAGCAGGCCTTAGACTTTTTTAAATACGGACCTGGCAACGGAAGAGTTGAGCGGGCGGCTTGGTATATCCATCCAAACGGGCTCGGCCAGGGGGAAGAGGCTGGAAGAGACCAAGGGCACAATCTCGGCGGTTGGTACTTTATGGCTATGCTCTGCAAAATTGCCTGGAATCAGGGCGATGATCTTTTCGGTTATGACAATAACCGCGTGCTTAGAGCATTTGAATACAATGCAAAATACAACCTCGGCCACAACGTTCCCTACACCCGCCATCAGAACTGCGATATGGGATATACCGAAGGTTCAGTTTCCAGCGCGGGAAGAGGGCTCGGCGGATACTATCAGTATGAGCTGGTTTACAATCATTATGAAAAGCAGAAGGGCATTGCCGCACCTTGGAGCAAAAGGGCGGCAGAGCAATTAAGACCCGAGCCTTGGCCGGATACAGGTCTCCATCCCTCCCAGGTGGATTGGTTCGGCCTTGGAACGCTTACATTCACAAAAGAGCCTCAGGCTTCTGAAACACCTCCTGCAGGGCTGAGAGCAAATTGGAGCAATAACGAGATTACGCTGCACTGGTGGGGCTCTGCAGGGTCAGAGAGCTATATCATAAAACGCTCTGAAACCCCTGATTCCGGTTTCAATGAGCTTGGAAGGGTTAACCCGCCAGACTTGTATTTTAAGGACACAAGCGTCGAAAACGGCAAGACGTATTATTATATCGTGGAGGCTGTACGGTCATCTGAGAATCTGCAAAGTGAGCCTCTGCGTGTTTCGCAGGAACTGGCCGCTCATTATACCTTTGAAGGTGATGTGAAAGATCTTGCAGGCAGCAAAGACGCCAAACTCTGCGGGGCAGAAGACGGCCTGCCGGGCTTCACTTCAGGCGTTAATAGTTCTAAAGCAATTGATCTGAACGGCAAAAATCAGTACGTCAAACTCCCCGCAGGAGCGGGCAATTATCAGGATATTACCGTTTCAGCATGGGTTTACTGGCGCGGCGGGGGAGACTGGCAGCGTGTGTTTGATTTTGGCTCTGAGATTGAAAAGTCTATATTTCTTACAGTTTCCGGCAATGGAGGGGTTCAGTTTGGACTCACAACTACAAAATGGGGCAATTATGAAGGCGATGCCTGCTATTATCTCCGCGGGCCGGAAATGCCCGTAAACAAGTGGACTCATCTGGCCGTTTCGCTCAAAGGAGACACCGCAACTCTCTACGTAAACGCCGAGCCGGAGGATCAGAAGCAAGTGAGCCTTGTTGACCCGCTTTTTGCCCAGCCTTACTGCTATATAGGCAAGAGTATGTGGAATTCCGATCCCTGCTTTAACGGCAAAATCGATGATTTTAGAATTTACAACTACGGCCTTTCTCAAGAGCAGATAGAAAACCTCCCAGGCGAGGATGAACGGATGCAGGTTTTGCGTTCTCTCGCGCATTGGTGGCTCTTTGTTTGCCCTGCTGGGGAAGATGAAAAAGGCTGCCTTGCAATAGATTTTGATTCAAGCGGGGCTATTGATTATAAAGACTTCTGCATATTTGCTTATATGTGGAGTTAG
- a CDS encoding TIM-barrel domain-containing protein, whose product MLSFFASICLPAEDTNGIEKDSSGITIHTNKGITKLEFFDDCVVRVIHSNAIKETSFDSLAIKAEPKFADWHLNTEDGKSVVQTESLKITVDKSTGRVRFFDNAGNTLLSEKNNGTTITDFSIGSYQTNLIEQKFNFDHKEALYGLGQHQNGVMNYSGHSIVLQQKNKEIAVPVVLSSKGYMMIWDNPAVTKVNFGVGLEEVIPQKKLLSPKGRKVGLKGEYFKGRNFEELVFSRIDSKIDFNWSSKPPKGMSRNNYSIRWTGWIEVTKAGEYSIIPSADDGVRLWIDGKMITDQWQTQPETQFPANIQLDKGRHRIKMEYFQGEFDAAVRLSWQVPQEPVTSWSSKAGDGVDYCFIYGPQPDKSVKKYRNLTGQAPLFPKWSWGFWQCKERYKSQQELLEILEKYRELEIPLDGIIQDWQYWPNGQWGSHKFASERYPDPAAMVEKIHNLNAHTIISVWPRFDLETENLAELEKAGAVYAPVYDNVYPAGKTKWYDPFNPKGRELYWNQIYEQLGKIGFDGWWLDACEAELGGDWGEMNKLNTAQGIGAEVYNAYPLLHTSGVYKGQRNSMPSKRVYILARAAYTGQQRNGVVAWSGDVQGTWDVLKKQIPAGLNFAATGIPYWNTDIGGFFGGDPKDPEYQQLFVRWFQYGAFCPMFRVHGTGNGKEVWRFDEASQEILVRYINLRYRLLPYIYSVSWKVTNNGYTMMRPLIMDFPKDRKVYEISDQYMFGPSIMVCPVVSKDAESRNVYLPGEGEWYNFWTGEKYSAGQAIVADASINRIPLFVRRGSIIPLGPKMQYVGHKPASEIELRIYAGDDTSFTLYEDQGDSYNYEKGVYSTIDFSWQDNSEKLIIGRRKGSYPGMLENRTFKIVPVKKGAGTGISFPQQDASEVRYSGSTKEIGIKSMLN is encoded by the coding sequence TTGTTAAGTTTTTTTGCTTCAATTTGTTTACCAGCAGAGGATACCAACGGTATCGAGAAAGATTCATCCGGCATTACAATCCACACGAATAAAGGTATTACAAAGCTGGAATTTTTTGATGATTGTGTTGTTCGTGTAATTCATTCCAACGCTATTAAAGAAACTTCCTTTGACAGTCTTGCAATTAAAGCTGAGCCAAAATTCGCTGATTGGCATCTCAATACTGAAGATGGGAAGTCAGTAGTACAAACCGAATCGCTTAAAATCACAGTAGATAAATCAACCGGCAGAGTAAGATTTTTTGACAATGCCGGCAATACCCTGCTTTCAGAAAAAAACAACGGTACCACCATAACTGATTTTTCAATTGGTTCTTATCAAACAAATCTTATCGAACAGAAATTTAATTTTGACCACAAAGAGGCTCTTTACGGGCTTGGCCAGCATCAGAATGGTGTAATGAATTATTCGGGGCATTCGATTGTTCTTCAGCAAAAGAACAAGGAGATTGCAGTGCCGGTGGTACTTTCCTCAAAAGGTTATATGATGATTTGGGATAATCCGGCAGTTACCAAAGTCAATTTTGGTGTAGGCTTGGAGGAAGTTATTCCCCAAAAAAAACTTCTCTCGCCAAAGGGTCGAAAAGTAGGACTGAAAGGGGAATATTTCAAAGGTAGAAATTTTGAAGAATTGGTTTTTAGCAGAATAGACTCAAAGATCGATTTTAACTGGTCTTCGAAACCTCCCAAAGGAATGAGCCGCAATAATTACAGCATTCGCTGGACAGGCTGGATTGAAGTTACGAAAGCTGGTGAATATTCAATTATTCCATCTGCAGATGATGGTGTTAGGCTATGGATTGATGGGAAAATGATTACAGACCAATGGCAGACTCAGCCCGAAACTCAATTTCCTGCAAATATACAGCTTGATAAAGGCAGGCACAGAATAAAAATGGAATATTTTCAAGGAGAGTTTGATGCTGCTGTCCGCCTTAGTTGGCAGGTGCCTCAGGAACCTGTAACCAGCTGGTCTTCAAAAGCTGGAGATGGAGTTGATTACTGCTTTATTTACGGCCCCCAGCCTGACAAATCTGTTAAGAAATACCGTAATCTTACAGGTCAGGCGCCTTTGTTTCCGAAATGGTCGTGGGGATTTTGGCAATGCAAGGAACGTTACAAATCTCAGCAGGAGCTTCTTGAAATTCTTGAGAAATACCGCGAGCTTGAAATACCTCTTGATGGAATTATACAGGATTGGCAGTACTGGCCGAATGGTCAATGGGGAAGCCATAAATTTGCTTCAGAGCGTTATCCAGATCCTGCTGCAATGGTCGAAAAGATTCATAATCTTAATGCCCATACTATAATATCTGTATGGCCTCGTTTCGATCTGGAAACAGAGAATTTAGCTGAGCTTGAGAAAGCAGGAGCTGTATATGCCCCTGTTTATGATAATGTTTATCCTGCGGGCAAGACAAAATGGTATGACCCATTCAATCCCAAAGGGCGTGAATTGTATTGGAATCAGATTTATGAGCAGCTCGGCAAAATTGGCTTTGACGGCTGGTGGCTTGATGCCTGTGAGGCAGAGCTTGGCGGCGATTGGGGAGAGATGAACAAACTGAATACAGCTCAAGGAATTGGGGCAGAGGTTTACAATGCTTATCCGCTGTTGCATACTTCGGGTGTTTACAAGGGGCAGCGAAACTCAATGCCTTCCAAGAGAGTTTATATTCTTGCAAGAGCAGCTTATACAGGACAGCAGCGTAATGGTGTTGTTGCCTGGTCCGGAGATGTGCAGGGGACATGGGATGTATTAAAAAAACAGATCCCTGCCGGCCTTAATTTTGCCGCAACTGGTATTCCATATTGGAATACAGATATAGGCGGCTTTTTTGGCGGAGACCCCAAAGACCCTGAGTATCAGCAGCTTTTTGTAAGATGGTTTCAATATGGGGCATTCTGCCCAATGTTTCGTGTCCATGGTACTGGCAATGGAAAAGAGGTCTGGAGATTCGATGAAGCTTCGCAGGAAATACTTGTAAGATACATCAATCTCAGATATCGCCTTCTGCCGTATATATATTCCGTTTCATGGAAGGTTACAAACAACGGATACACTATGATGCGACCGCTCATTATGGATTTCCCAAAGGACAGAAAGGTTTACGAAATATCAGATCAATATATGTTTGGCCCTTCAATTATGGTTTGCCCGGTAGTGAGCAAAGATGCCGAATCTCGAAATGTCTATCTTCCAGGTGAAGGTGAATGGTATAACTTCTGGACTGGGGAAAAGTATTCTGCGGGTCAGGCAATTGTTGCTGATGCTTCAATCAACAGGATCCCGCTTTTTGTTCGGCGAGGCTCGATTATTCCATTGGGACCGAAAATGCAGTATGTGGGACACAAACCCGCTTCCGAAATTGAGCTGCGTATATACGCAGGAGATGACACAAGCTTTACCCTCTATGAGGATCAGGGGGATAGTTATAACTATGAAAAGGGAGTATATTCTACCATTGATTTTTCTTGGCAGGACAATTCGGAGAAATTGATAATTGGCCGCAGAAAAGGCAGTTATCCCGGTATGCTTGAAAATAGAACTTTCAAAATAGTTCCTGTTAAGAAAGGTGCTGGGACAGGGATTTCTTTTCCGCAGCAGGATGCCTCAGAAGTACGCTACAGCGGAAGTACGAAAGAAATTGGCATCAAAAGTATGTTGAATTAA
- a CDS encoding family 43 glycosylhydrolase, with amino-acid sequence MKKLRKTRLLFLFPVFALTLIFGNWHTLRAACEKEFSGYLFTYFTGNGPGEEQIHFALSLDGFNYKALNSSKPVISSSKISSTGGVRDPHILRGADGKTFYIVATDLYVPDMGWNNYAMIMLKSKDLIHWESSVVNIPETFPEKFGDVNRVWAPQTIYDENAGKYMVYFSMKQGDEPDVIYYAYADKDFAGLESAPKQLYYPPEDSNTKACIDGDIIKKDGRFYLFYKAEDGDPGIKLAVSNRLTEGYRLYSSRRMDRSRHRVEGSGIFKLNDTDEWILMYDVYTRGRYQFTRSSDLLNFKVIDDEISMDFHPRHGTVMPITSDEYLRLVEQWGSLKHLSFIAGSKYVKTNNVSFDVENKVIHLPVKNETDLESLDPEFSVCSFASVSPEGAQDFSEGAVEYTFEYVGTKEKYQVRASRWNNPVLSGLYADPDIIYSEKTGKFYIYPTSDGYTGWSGTFFKAFSSENLVNWKDEGVILDLKKDVSWTSRNAWAPCIIEKKIEGNYKYFYYFTAAQKIGVAVSDEPAGRFVDSGKPLISSHPEGINRGQEIDPDVFCDPQTGKDYLFWGNGYLAGAELSDDMLSIKQDTLKIMTPDRTFREGVHVFCRKGKYYFLWSENDTRSEDYRVRYAVAESPLGELNIPEDNLILSKAPEKGIYATGHNSTIAAPNIDQRFIVYHRFTYPKGIEMGRSAGYNREVCIDKMQFDESGRILPVEPTHEGISPLSVQK; translated from the coding sequence ATGAAAAAATTACGTAAAACAAGGCTCTTGTTTTTATTTCCTGTTTTTGCCTTAACACTGATTTTTGGCAATTGGCATACTTTGAGAGCTGCTTGCGAGAAGGAATTCTCCGGCTATTTATTCACATACTTCACCGGCAACGGCCCCGGTGAGGAACAGATTCATTTCGCACTGAGTCTTGACGGTTTCAATTACAAAGCTCTCAATAGCAGCAAACCAGTAATATCTTCGAGCAAGATCAGCTCAACCGGAGGCGTTCGAGACCCTCACATCCTTCGCGGGGCTGATGGAAAAACATTTTATATTGTTGCTACAGACCTGTATGTGCCCGATATGGGATGGAATAATTATGCAATGATTATGTTGAAATCGAAGGATCTGATTCATTGGGAGTCTTCAGTTGTGAATATCCCTGAAACCTTTCCCGAGAAATTCGGCGATGTAAACCGCGTATGGGCGCCGCAGACGATCTATGACGAAAATGCCGGCAAGTATATGGTGTATTTCTCAATGAAACAGGGCGATGAACCTGATGTTATATACTATGCTTATGCGGATAAGGATTTTGCCGGACTGGAATCTGCACCGAAACAGCTCTACTACCCGCCTGAAGACAGCAACACCAAAGCATGCATCGACGGGGATATAATCAAGAAGGACGGAAGGTTTTACCTCTTCTACAAAGCAGAAGATGGAGACCCGGGAATAAAGCTTGCAGTATCAAACAGGCTTACAGAAGGTTACAGGCTTTACAGCAGCAGGCGAATGGATCGTTCACGCCATCGAGTGGAGGGTTCAGGTATATTCAAACTTAACGATACCGACGAATGGATTCTGATGTACGATGTTTATACTCGGGGAAGGTACCAGTTTACGCGGTCTTCCGACCTGCTGAATTTTAAAGTTATCGATGATGAGATCTCCATGGATTTTCATCCAAGGCATGGAACGGTAATGCCGATTACCAGCGATGAGTATTTAAGGCTTGTAGAGCAGTGGGGCTCCTTGAAGCATCTTTCTTTTATTGCGGGCTCGAAATACGTAAAAACTAATAATGTTTCCTTTGACGTGGAAAATAAAGTAATCCATCTTCCGGTGAAAAATGAAACTGATCTTGAAAGCTTAGATCCTGAGTTCAGCGTTTGCTCATTTGCTTCAGTCTCGCCGGAAGGAGCTCAGGACTTTTCTGAAGGTGCGGTTGAATACACATTTGAATATGTTGGCACAAAGGAGAAATATCAGGTAAGAGCCTCCCGCTGGAATAATCCAGTGCTTAGCGGTTTATATGCAGACCCAGATATCATTTATTCAGAGAAAACCGGCAAATTCTATATTTACCCCACCAGCGACGGCTATACCGGATGGTCTGGAACATTTTTTAAGGCATTCTCTTCGGAGAATTTGGTGAACTGGAAGGATGAAGGGGTAATCCTTGATCTAAAGAAAGATGTGAGCTGGACAAGCCGCAACGCATGGGCGCCCTGCATAATCGAAAAGAAAATCGAAGGTAATTATAAATACTTCTACTATTTCACCGCTGCACAGAAGATTGGAGTCGCAGTTTCTGATGAACCTGCCGGCAGATTTGTTGATTCCGGAAAGCCTCTGATCAGCTCTCATCCTGAAGGTATAAACCGAGGACAGGAAATCGATCCTGATGTTTTCTGTGATCCTCAAACCGGCAAAGACTACCTTTTCTGGGGCAACGGTTATCTCGCCGGCGCAGAGCTGAGCGATGATATGCTTTCTATTAAACAAGACACACTCAAAATTATGACTCCTGACAGAACTTTCAGAGAAGGCGTGCATGTTTTCTGCCGCAAAGGCAAATATTATTTCCTGTGGTCTGAAAATGATACAAGAAGCGAGGATTACAGAGTTCGCTACGCTGTTGCCGAGTCCCCTCTTGGTGAGCTGAATATACCGGAAGACAATTTAATTTTATCGAAAGCTCCAGAAAAGGGTATATACGCTACCGGCCACAACTCCACGATCGCTGCTCCGAATATTGACCAGCGTTTCATCGTCTATCACCGGTTCACATATCCTAAGGGGATTGAGATGGGGCGTTCAGCAGGCTATAACAGAGAAGTGTGTATTGATAAGATGCAGTTTGATGAGTCCGGAAGAATCCTGCCTGTAGAGCCGACGCATGAAGGTATTTCCCCCTTGTCAGTTCAAAAGTAG
- the larB gene encoding nickel pincer cofactor biosynthesis protein LarB: MENSQIKVILEKVSSGEISPADALKKLRVLPFVHTENACIDTHRSVRCGFPEVIYCPGKSTGEIVQIFRKLYETGVNILATRAEEPVYQAVRDSEICPREDLTYDPRGRTITLMQDHYDSLHGDISVVTAGTADVPVGREALATCLAMGQNAELIADVGVAGIHRLLSRLERIRKSNVVIVAAGMEGALASVVAGLVDVPVIGVPTSVGYGSNFGGLSALLTMLNSCANGVSVVNIDNGFSAGYTASLINRNFKRSDE; encoded by the coding sequence ATGGAAAATTCACAAATAAAGGTAATTCTTGAAAAAGTAAGCTCAGGTGAGATAAGCCCTGCGGATGCTTTGAAAAAGCTTCGTGTGCTCCCGTTCGTCCACACAGAAAACGCCTGCATAGATACACACCGCTCTGTGCGATGCGGCTTTCCGGAAGTGATTTACTGCCCGGGCAAGAGCACAGGCGAGATAGTTCAGATATTTCGAAAGCTGTATGAGACTGGCGTAAATATCCTGGCAACCAGAGCAGAGGAGCCGGTTTATCAGGCAGTACGGGACAGCGAAATATGCCCGCGAGAAGACCTTACCTACGATCCGAGGGGTAGAACAATTACACTGATGCAGGATCATTACGATTCACTTCACGGAGATATATCCGTCGTAACAGCGGGTACAGCAGATGTGCCTGTGGGAAGAGAAGCTCTTGCAACGTGCCTTGCGATGGGTCAGAATGCCGAGCTTATTGCAGATGTCGGCGTAGCTGGGATACATAGGCTTTTAAGCAGGCTTGAACGCATTCGAAAGAGCAATGTGGTGATAGTAGCAGCGGGAATGGAAGGCGCTCTTGCGAGCGTTGTGGCAGGGTTGGTAGATGTGCCCGTAATCGGTGTACCCACGAGCGTGGGGTATGGTTCGAATTTCGGCGGTCTGTCCGCTCTTCTCACAATGCTAAACAGCTGCGCAAACGGCGTGAGCGTAGTGAACATTGACAACGGTTTCTCAGCCGGTTATACAGCCTCTCTAATCAACAGGAATTTTAAGCGGAGTGATGAATGA
- a CDS encoding class I SAM-dependent methyltransferase, giving the protein MNSTHKHQHGGKSSELIVDTETVLELLDITPGQSILDAGCGNGYMTKLFSELTGIEGKVYAIDAHENSIENLKSEFSAENTEVHLASITERMPIEDASVDLVYLSNVFHGFTDGQISSFKKETSRILKPSGRLAVLEFKKEDTGFGPPLNIRYTPEELEKAVGMKAEICSPAGSFNYLSVFRFE; this is encoded by the coding sequence ATGAACAGCACACACAAACACCAGCACGGTGGGAAATCATCCGAACTTATCGTTGATACAGAAACGGTTTTAGAGCTTCTTGATATTACTCCCGGCCAGAGCATACTTGATGCCGGCTGCGGGAACGGATATATGACCAAACTCTTCTCCGAACTCACCGGAATTGAAGGGAAGGTTTATGCGATAGATGCTCACGAGAATTCAATCGAGAATCTCAAGTCCGAATTCAGCGCAGAAAATACAGAAGTGCATCTTGCAAGCATTACAGAAAGGATGCCGATTGAAGACGCTTCAGTGGATTTGGTGTATCTATCGAACGTATTTCACGGATTTACAGACGGGCAAATCAGCAGTTTCAAGAAGGAAACATCGCGAATTTTAAAACCATCAGGCAGACTTGCTGTTTTGGAATTCAAGAAGGAAGATACAGGTTTCGGCCCGCCATTGAATATTCGATATACCCCGGAAGAACTGGAAAAAGCGGTTGGAATGAAAGCTGAGATCTGTTCACCCGCCGGCAGCTTCAACTACCTCTCTGTTTTCAGATTTGAATAA
- a CDS encoding NAD(P)H-hydrate dehydratase has translation MNIISNIKFLEPRVSNGYKNMYGRCLVVGGSRNMSGAPVLSGKAALRSGAGLVELVVPEPAYLPASSSEPCYMVTPADADRTGKFSKDSVDEVLASAEKADVIAVGPGLGIGENLQLLISELIKVPEFNIVIDADGINNLIHIPHWPNMARANIILTPHPGEMKRLAASISMEYSPDERLENAAELSLESGTIVVLKGAESVVAFGEDCYVNNTGNPGMATGGSGDVLTGMSAALWAQMQRNQADEDQLRNAFDAAILAVYLHGAAGDIAEDKCGTAAMISSDIIEALPQAFRTNGM, from the coding sequence ATGAATATAATATCCAACATAAAATTTCTTGAGCCGAGAGTTTCAAACGGCTACAAAAATATGTACGGACGCTGCCTTGTAGTTGGCGGTTCACGGAATATGTCCGGAGCCCCCGTTTTGTCTGGGAAAGCTGCCCTGCGTTCTGGAGCAGGGCTTGTGGAGCTAGTAGTACCAGAGCCGGCATATTTGCCAGCGTCTTCTAGTGAGCCGTGTTATATGGTAACCCCCGCTGATGCAGACAGGACAGGTAAATTCAGCAAAGATTCTGTTGATGAAGTCCTCGCTTCTGCGGAGAAGGCAGATGTGATAGCCGTTGGGCCGGGGCTGGGAATTGGAGAAAATCTTCAGCTTCTTATTTCTGAGCTGATAAAGGTGCCCGAGTTCAACATTGTTATTGATGCAGACGGGATAAACAACCTCATCCATATTCCGCATTGGCCGAATATGGCAAGGGCGAATATAATCCTCACGCCTCATCCGGGTGAGATGAAGCGTCTTGCAGCATCTATTTCGATGGAATATTCTCCTGATGAAAGGCTCGAAAATGCTGCCGAACTCTCGCTTGAATCCGGCACAATTGTGGTGCTAAAAGGCGCTGAGAGCGTTGTGGCTTTCGGCGAGGACTGCTATGTAAACAATACAGGCAATCCCGGAATGGCCACAGGCGGAAGCGGGGACGTGCTCACAGGTATGTCAGCAGCTCTCTGGGCGCAGATGCAGAGAAATCAGGCTGATGAAGATCAGCTCAGAAACGCATTCGACGCAGCAATTCTGGCCGTTTATCTGCACGGAGCGGCGGGAGACATTGCAGAGGATAAATGCGGAACAGCTGCTATGATATCATCGGATATAATCGAAGCTCTGCCGCAGGCATTCCGCACGAACGGTATGTGA